The Thalassophryne amazonica chromosome 13, fThaAma1.1, whole genome shotgun sequence genome window below encodes:
- the mcm8 gene encoding DNA helicase MCM8 translates to MSGEESRRGSWRGGRGGIGSGWRGRGGGGSNGWRGGGGGYGWRGSGGGNGWRGRGGWQSRSWRGRTAGGGGGDGRGGSIHSSNSQRGELYFLILSSIQFLLQLLLFFLNQSTLDACCPYKGWALYFSEGFMENSPSMDKVKVFEKYFSLKINLYDKDEIERQGSVLVDYADLTDDKTVREALPELISELREQPEVILNCLGLAVHQVLTSDLEKQAAELKGEELPVATPIINIPHISARLYNYEPVTPLRTLRASVFGHLVCVRGTVVRVSNIRPLCTRLAFRCLRCSHTQSLPLQQGKYAAPTKCTGPDCRSHSFAPNRTSTLTQTVDWQIIKVQELMGGEQREAARIPRTVECHLTSDLCDSCVPGDTITVTGIVRVTNDGSARGNRDQCMFLLYIDATSVSNTKGQKSQAGSQGSRGSFEDRAAGEEFSLKELYAIQEIQSQPELLRLIVQSLCPVIYGHLLVKAALALVLFGGRQKYIGKNTVPVRGDPHVLMVGDPGLGKSQMLQAVCNVAPRGIYVCANSTSSTGLTVTLSRDPGTGDYALEAGALVLADQGLCCIDEFDKLGNQQQALLEAMEQQSVSLAKAGIVSSLPARTSVIAAANPIGGHYNRGKTVSENLKMGSALLSRFDVVFLLLDIPDESHDRLLSEHVMANRTGRGTTSSARVGRANSSSFETSVLLEHTDMPLSERLQVPAGEILDPIPACLLRKYISYARQYVHPSLSPEAAQTIQDFYLSLRSQAQSAQATPITTRQLESLIRLTEARARLDLRETATKSDAEDVVEIMKHSLADTYSDGLGNLDFERSQLGSGMSQRGAAKRLVNALHSQAQKTSQKLFDLQTIRSVADRLNIKVLDFEGLVSSLNEQGFLLKKGARLYQLQTV, encoded by the exons ATGAGTGGAGAGGAATCCAGGAGAGGATCATGGAGGGGAGGAAGAGGAGGCATTGGTAGTGGATGGAgaggcagaggaggaggaggaagtaaTGGATGGCGAGGTGGTGGTGGAGGTTATGGATGGCGAGGCAGTGGAGGAGGTAACGGGTGGCGAGGCCGTGGAGGATGGCAGAGTCGGTCATGGAGAggaaggacagcaggaggaggtgggGGAGATGGACGAGGAGGATCCATCCATTCGTCCAACAGCCAGAGAGGTGAgctctattttctgattttgtcAAGTATTCAATTTCTTCTCCAGTTATTACTTTTTT TCCTTAATCAGTCCACTCTGGATGCATGCTGTCCATATAAAGGTTGGGCACTGTACTTCAGTGAAG GCTTCATGGAGAATTCACCAAGTATGGACAAAGTTAAAGTGTTTGAGAAATATTTCTCTTTGAAGATCAACCTGTATGACAAG GATGAAATTGAACGTCAGGGCAGTGTGTTGGTGGATTATGCAGATTTGACTGACGATAAGACTGTGCGGGAAGCTCTTCCTGAGTTAATATCTGAATTAAGAGAACAGCCAGAGGTGATCCTGAACTGTTTGGGACTCGCCGTTCACCAG GTTTTGACTTCAGATTTAGAGAAACAGGCTGCTGAGCTGAAAGGGGAGGAGCTTCCTGTGGCTACACCAATTATCAACATCCCTCACATTAGTGCAAG GTTGTATAACTATGAACCGGTGACTCCTTTGCGGACTTTGCGAGCCAGTGTTTTTGGTCATCTGGTGTGTGTGAGGGGCACAGTGGTCCGAGTGAGTAACATCAGGCCTCTCTGTACCAGACTGGCCTTCAGGTGCCTCCGCTGCTCACACACGCAGTCTTTACCGCTCCAGCAAGGCAAATATGCTGCACCCACCAAG tgTACAGGACCTGACTGTCGCAGTCATTCCTTTGCCCCAAACAGAACTTCTACTCTCACACAGACTGTTGACTGGCAAATCATCAA GGTGCAGGAGTTGATGGGCGGAGAACAAAGGGAGGCTGCACGAATCCCacgcactgtggagtgccacctgacCTCCGACCTCTGTGACAGCTGCGTCCCCGGAGACACCATCACTGTGACAGGAATAGTTCGAGTTACCAACGACG GCAGTGCCAGGGGCAACAGGGACCAGTGTATGTTCCTCCTCTACATTGATGCAACTTCAGTCAGCAATACTAAAG GTCAAAAGTCCCAGGCAGGAAGCCAGGGGTCAAGGGGGTCATTTGAAGATCGGGCTGCAGGGGAGGAGTTCAGCCTCAAAGAGTTGTATGCCATCCAGGAAATCCAATCTCAGCCAGAGTTGCTGAGACTTATCGTCCA GTCTCTGTGTCCTGTCATCTATGGCCATCTG CTGGTGAAAGCCGCCCTTGCCTTGGTGTTGTTTGGAGGCAGGCAAAAATACATTggcaagaacaccgtcccagtcAGAGGAGACCCACACGTTTTAATGGTGGGAGACCCAGGCCTGGGAAAGAGTCAGATGCTCCAG GCTGTGTGTAATGTGGCTCCCAGAGGAATCTATGTGTGTGCCAACAGTACCAGCAGCACGG gtCTGACTGTCACGTTATCCCGAGATCCTGGAACAGGAGATTATGCTCTGGAAGCTGGAGCCTTGGTATTGGCTGATCAAG GTCTATGCTGCATTGATGAATTTGATAAGTTGGGTAACCAGCAGCAGGCGCTGTTGGAAGCCATGGAGCAGCAGTCCGTGAGTTTGGCTAAAGCTGGAATAGTTTCGTCTCTGCCTGCCAGAACCTCAGTCATAGCTGCTGCTAACCCCATTGGAGGACACTACAACAGAGGCAAGACCGTCTCTGAGAATTTGAA aatgGGTTCTGCTCTTCTGTCTCGCTTCGATGTCGTCTTCCTCCTCCTGGACATTCCAGATGAGTCACATGACCGCCTCCTGTCAGAGCATGTCATGGCAAACAGGACAGGAAGGGGCACAACCAGCAGTGCAAGAGTTGGCAGGGCCAACAGCAGCAGTTTTGAGACGTCAGTTCTGCTGGAGCACACAGACATGCCGCTGTCTGAACGCCTGCAG GTTCCTGCAGGTGAAATTCTAGATCCCATCCCAGCATGCTTATTGAGGAAGTATATAAGCTACGCTCGTCAGTACGTGCATCCCTCACTGTCGCCCGAAGCAGCACAAACGATTCAGGACTTCTACCTGTCGCTGAGGTCTCAGGCACAGTCTGCACAAGCCACGCCCATCACCACACGGCAACTGGAGTCTTTAATTAGACTGACTGAG GCCAGAGCCAGATTAGATCTCAGAGAGACGGCAACCAAGAGTGATGCAGAAGACGTAGTGGAGATCATGAAACACAG TCTGGCTGATACATACTCTGACGGTTTGGGCAATCTAGACTTTGAGCGCTCTCAGCTGGGGTCAGGCATGAGTCAGCGTGGCGCTGCAAAACGGCTGGTAAACGCACTTCACTCGCAAGCTCAGAAGACCAGTCAGAAGCTGTTTGACCTGCAGACGATTCGATCTGTGGCCGACAGACTGAATATCAAG gtgttgGACTTTGAGGGTCTGGTGAGTTCACTGAATGAACAGGGTTTTCTGTTGAAGAAGGGAGCCAGACTGTACCAGCTGCAAACTGTGTGA